In Silene latifolia isolate original U9 population chromosome 6, ASM4854445v1, whole genome shotgun sequence, the genomic window GAAAATATACATAAGCACTGTTACATTTTATACCGTTATCTGTTGTACAATATTACTATTGTACATTTGgatgtataatttttttttccatcCAACCATAATTACATATGAGATTATATCATAATTTTTCTAAATTACATTTAAGGGCTCAACATATGACCCCACAGTGACTTTTTTTACATTTTGGTAACTAAAATTATAGTATAATTAAAGAAGTTGGAAATTTTTTGATCCAACATCAACAGACAAATTTGACAAACTTTGTTGATCTTTGACTGTACTTTAAACTACTTAGGACAACCTCAACATTCTGAATTAAGTAGGTAAGTATTAGATATAACTAAATCTGAATTTAACTCTCAACACCCTTGAATAATTGATCCGACCCGTGATTCGACCCAATGGTAGATTGTGGTGATGTTGATTCATTGTGATTAAGTCCAAGCTCATTTTCCAAATACACTAACCACCACCAGTTTCCGTCATTGTTATTATTCGCTTGATTATTGGTTAAGTTGTCGATTTCCGGGGCTAGTTCATCAAGAGTGTCAACTTCATTGAAGTTAACATCACTAAGATGAGTTGAATTAGAGTTATCACCATCTAACAAGTCCCATATGTCTAAATTAGGTTCAAATGGGATCTCGATTAGCTCATCGAGTGAGTTAttctcgttgttgttgttgttgttgttgttgtctatAATCGCGCTTGTTTCATCCTTCTCATAAATGTTTTCGACTATGGTAGAGACGGGATCTCCTAGATCATCGATTATGGGACCGAGATCTTCAATTGAAGTATAAGTGGTTGAAGATGAGCTAGAGTGTTCTAAGGTGTCTTTCATGCTTTCATCAAGGGGTTCATCAATGGATGTGGTTGTTGATAGTGTGTTGCATGACTCCATGGAGCTTTGTTTAGATTCTTTGGCCTTGAGTCGTTTCTTCAAGTGGGTGTTCCATACGTTTTTAATCTCGTTGTCTGTTCTTCCTGGAAATTTGGACGCAATTTTCGACCATCTGCAATTACATAAATATAGTTACATTAATTGTTATTACAAgtcatcaataaacaagacattAGTGAATTACTCCTTCTCTCAGTGAATAGTTTACACTTTATTTTATGATGGGAAAACAAAGCAAGTGTAAGACGAAGAGAGTAGTGAATACCGTACTAGAGCACAAGATGAAACATGAAAATAGTAGCTATGATTCTCGCTCTTCTTAGATGGTTTTTTCCCTTTCGTTCCAAGACAACGAATATGATATAAAGCAAGCCTCCTCGTGTACTCTTAACACACTAAGTTTTTTATGAGGTCATTTTTACTATTTAAAGTAAAAATCCGTACCAAAAAGGGTACGAAGAAATGGTTTCTCAATACATGTgagttatattttaattaaatgtataaaaTTGATTGGAATGAAGGAAGTATAACCTATACGAATGATATAAATTGGTTTACTTATAGTAATGGTCACGGTTAAATTAGTCAATTGAGGTATAGAAATGGTCACAGTTGACGATAAAATAGGTACTAATAAATTAAAAAGTCGAGTAGAGTCAACATCAACAATAAAGGGTTATACACACATAAAAGGGTACGAAGAAATGGTTTTTCAATAACTTAATAAGAGACTGTTTTCATATGACAAGTGAGAAACATTGATTGATGTAGAGACATACTTGTTTCCTAGCTCTTGATGCAACTTGATAATGGCTTCCTCTTCATGAGGAGTAAAGTTACCGCGTTTGAGGTCAGGTCGTAGGTAATTAACCCACCTCAGACGACAACTTTTTCCACATCTTGCCAACCCTGAAAACAACCTTTCTTTCATTATCATCTTTTAACATATAGACTTAACTTTATTATGTCCTCTAAGCAAACAATTAGTGGATGTAAAACCATCATTAGCCTCTTTTGACAATGACTAATTAAGTCTCTAATAAGATTCACAAGTTATGTTGCTCATATTCCTTTAGAAGTATTCGACACTGATGCGTGTTTATAAAATAATGCATATTTTGGCTTAAACTGAGGTGTCGAAGCATCATATATCTTTGTCCGAGTATCGAGTGTCGGACACGAGTACGTGGAGAATCAGAAGAGTCAGAATAACATAGTGCACAAGTACTCTTGGAGTCTTGTTGTCTTGGCCGAGAGTGCCTTTCTGATTCAGAATAAGACACTCGATAACACATCAACTTCAAACGGTAACTCATTTTGACATCAAAAGAATTTTGGTCTTACGAAATAAATGGTTGGATGCACGCAGTCTTTCAATAAATCTCTAAATTCGTCGTGTTTATTATTAATTTATGattatttgttttgttttagtttagATTGGGACATCATTCAACAACTTTGACATAGACAGATAATATATAATTATATACTTTACTCCATCATGTTGAAATTTATTTCAAAAGAGTTGATTGCATTTGTAATCTTCTTTGACCTTGTTTACCTAACCCTCTCAGTTTTACTTTAAAGTCATGCCATTTCATTGGTTAGTTTACATAGTTGACTAAGTAACTACTCCTAAACCTCTCACCTTCATCATTTCACACGTGTGGCCAAAATTTAGATGACTTCATGGATAAAGAAGAGGAAAGGAAATAAAAAACCATCTCCTTAAAATCTAAAATACTAGATGCAACAATTTATGATTAAAAATTTAAGAGAGAAAATGTCGCGACGTATGTATATACAGTATTATCATTTCGAGGATTCATGACCATCTCACATGTATTTCGAACTTTCTTTATTTAAAGAGTCTTCGCGATACATGTGAGATGATGACAACTTATTCttaatgactaaagaaaaacggtTATCGTGGGC contains:
- the LOC141586230 gene encoding transcription factor MYB58-like, which gives rise to MGKGRRPCCDKAGVKKGPWSQAEDIKLISFIQKHGHSNWRALPKLSGLARCGKSCRLRWVNYLRPDLKRGNFTPHEEEAIIKLHQELGNKWSKIASKFPGRTDNEIKNVWNTHLKKRLKAKESKQSSMESCNTLSTTTSIDEPLDESMKDTLEHSSSSSTTYTSIEDLGPIIDDLGDPVSTIVENIYEKDETSAIIDNNNNNNNNENNSLDELIEIPFEPNLDIWDLLDGDNSNSTHLSDVNFNEVDTLDELAPEIDNLTNNQANNNNDGNWWWLVYLENELGLNHNESTSPQSTIGSNHGSDQLFKGVES